From the Juglans microcarpa x Juglans regia isolate MS1-56 chromosome 3D, Jm3101_v1.0, whole genome shotgun sequence genome, the window ATCAAGGTCGAGAAACTTAAGAGTAAAATATCCAGGAGTTCACAATTTCACCCAAAACAATATGAAAGAGTGTGTCAATTTAACAAATCCAACCATAGAATGCATTCGTGGTTTACATTGGTAGTCAGAGAATGCTTGAGACAGTTATACACCAATGGGCCATAAGGAACTATGGATAGGAACCTGGGCATGCTCTTGAGATCACACAACAGTGGATAAACTACTGTTTATCTTCAGTTGTACTCCTCTTAATATACTCGATGCATGGCATGTGCACTACTTTTTAAGAAACTACTCAAAAATTACTTATCACGGAATAAGATAAGCTATCAGGCTAGCCATGCTACTTCAGAAAACCAGATGCAGCACCTTCTAACACCACCCGGAGCCATGCCTGAAACAGCTTCCTCGAAAGCTGGTATCACCTGCCATTCAAGAGCACCAGAGAACCATTAGAAGCCTCGATTTTGAATATCCAACATGTGCCTCTGAAAATACAAGTGAATTACAAACAAAATGGTACAATTAATGACAGAATAGTCGATAACATCCATATGGaatttcaatttataaagttacacaattgagtttaaaaataaacagtaGCTTATGACATGAATCCATAAATAGAGAAATGGCAAATAATAAAGAATTAATTGTTTGCCGACATGAGACAGCAGACAAGCATGGCCATTAAACACGGGCAGTAGTTACAAATGAATCGAAACACAATGAATTGGCAACTCAAGGAGACAGTACTTTTTCAGCTCATCTCATACAGCATGTAAGGACAGCAATGTTTGCCATTCGAATGGGGAAAGAGTAATCCTTACCTCATGCGATCCTACTCTAAATTTGAAGAAGTCCTTGTCATTTCCCTGCATATAAACAATTAGATATCATTGTGCTTTAAACTGAGTGTAATAGAAACTCTAGTTAAAGGACGAGTCCATACCTCAAAGGAACCACCCTTGGTCTTATTTCGGGCTTCAAATATGCGGCCATAGTATCCTATGGTGAAACCATCCCAATCAACCTAAAATAAGATTATCACCCATGAGATGCTAGAGTTACACAATTTGAGAATAAAACACAtgtatactatatatttttcaacgAATGGAGCTTTCTCCCATAAAGCCACATCATCCACTCCCAAATTGACTGTGTCCAAATTTCAGCTAGGATGAATAAAACTACTTCAACAAAGAATTCACTTATTTAATAAGAAGTTCATGTTCCTTAATCTAAAAGCAAATTTATTGAGACAAATCAACGCTAGTCGGCACCTTGTCTAGTTTTAAATTTGGTGACTAGATGGGCATTCATTCCACATCATGATACAACAAATAGACAAAATTAGTGGCTTACCACTACAGTCTCTCCCATCTTTGGTGTGGGGCCATTTCCAACTCTCAAGTCCtgcatttttaatattttattagaccagataattaaattatggtgTTGGACTTGTACATGCAAGAAGGCCTTATAATGTACTTTTCAACAGGTAACCTTGTACTGAAGACCTGACTCTGTCTCTGTGTAGTCTGGATACCGCATTTTAGTCTTGCCATAGTCCTTCCCCCTGATTGCAGGCACTGTATTCCCAGCGTTAGAATGACAGTTCGTATTTAGAGCTATAACATTCCCCTATATCAATCATCTTTTAACATATCAAGGCAACTCTAAGGTCCATGGCCATAGGACTGTGGTATACAGAGCAAAGTGATATGTTATAGTCACTGCATGGAAATCAGCCTAGGTAGAGACGGAACCAGTGGCCACCCCGGGGGGCCATTGGCCTCAGAGGCACCCCCTGGTTGTTTTAAACTAGGGGGTTGGGGGGGATGGGGGCTGGGCCCCTGGTTCCGCCCCCAAACCTAGGTTACATACAGAATAAATAGTCACAGAAACTATTATGAATCCAAGATTGAAGAATGTAAACTATATACGCTGCAAAACCTTCTAAATGATCcataaaatcatatgaaaaggGAGGAGGGGGAGAGGTAGTATTCTGAGACATGACCAAGCTAGACTAACGGCATATAAACCCATAGCTGAAGGAACTACCTATTATTTCAGCAGAGGCGGATCAAGGCACGGATTATCAAGTTATTGATCCAATTAATGGAGGTCCCGAATTACCAtggatgtgaaaaaaaaaaaatcattatcaGATCATTGGGCTGACTTTAAGGTGAAACTACAGATTGATTAAATCATGGAAAATCCAAATTACAGATTGATTGAGCATCTATTACTCGTGACTAAGGCTTAAGTCAAGACAAAAGAGTAGGCAATTGCTTCATTGATCCAAACCCGAcattaattttggaaaaattatgaTATGCTCGTAGGACATGCCGGTAAAACACAATAAAGACACGAGCACGAGTATACTGAAATTGGGCGTTATCAGCAAGATAAATAGGGTAAACAGTGAATTACTGTCGGTGAATTCAGATGCCATGGCCATCCCATCAATTGCCGCATCCCACCAGTATCCAGCAAGGATTCCAATAGCTGATATTAACACTCCTCTTCGCTCAATGACTTGCCCATGAGCCGCAGGGTTCCCTTTACACAAAAAAGATACAACAGGGATTTAAGAAACAAAGTATTATAGCATCGTAACTCGAATAAAGCATTATGTTCGTTCACCACTTCAACAAATGTTGACATAAACACAATCTAATGTACTCATGAATATCCATTTGCATACAGAGCATAGAAAGCTAGAAAATTTAACCCTCAGcataaagattttaaaaaacttgggaaaaaagaaaactaaaaaatttctAATCGAAGGAACAAATTAAAGGTGAGATAACTAACCGCATATATTCGAATGGGAAGACTTCTGAGGTTCATGAAGAGAAACAGTAGTAGTTGTTCCGCAGCATCCCTGAAACACCAAATGGCCgctatacacacacacacacgtatatAACAGAAGAGAAACAGCAACACGATGACGTACCGTAGTCGAAAATTTGGAAACAGATAAACTCAGGGATGGTTGTAGAGATGCAAGCACTGAAATCGACGCCATAATTAACGAAAAGTGACGAGTTTACGGGGAGTGGGACGCAACGCTTCGCGGGAAGATAACGGCCTCAGCCTCTCTTCTCTATTACTGCTACCTCAGAGCACTCGATGTGGCTGTACCTTTAAATTGTTTCGACTTCTTTTTACGTGTCTACGTGGACCCATCGCTTATCGATTCAAGCTCGAATCAAATCTGTCTCCCCCTTggttttcttttgagatttgcaACTCCTTTCTCATACGAGTAGTCTAGTAGATATAGTAGATATAAATTGTGTAAgcgttatatatattttttttttaaaaaaataagatttattattaaaaatttaatttaatgtaaatattatatttatttacttttttttaagagaagtgcgctataactacaaatatcatttctctttttattttcattttttcagctaatttataaaaatatttatttgattttacatatttatGGTAGAGAAGATATTAcgatttacaaaaagaaaaatttaaaataaatcttttttttttatatcttaagatccgtttaattttttttaaaaatattttctataatttataaatagatggAAGCAATCTATAGATAACCATATAAAGTCCTATCACAGACTATATGAATCTTAAccgtaaaatttatattatgtgtttatctctctaaattataaaaataaaaatagcaagaactctttttatttttttccctaggCAAGTTGGCCTTTCTTACACAATGCACACAAGGCAGCAGCATCTTGGAAATTTTGAGTGccttgtattattattattgcattgtatGTGATTAAACACCTCTCAACTTGCTCCTATCTAACATTCTAGGATGTACTCTTTAATTGGAGCATTTACATAGATtttgtaaaatacaattttttgtaaattataaagaaagttgataaaaaaaatcccCTCTGACGGATGTTGTATTTGATCTTTATTTAACATTTTGTTACAATAATCCCACTAAATGTAGAGTATATTGTTCACAaatctaaacatttttaattaatttttatttcctctgaactgtttttaatttttttccctacTATCGAAAGTTGCTCTATTTTCATTTCagcccccctctctctctctctctctctcattcgcACGCTTTTCCTGTGTTTGGGGCCGAAGAAGCCGTGTGTTTGGCGCCATCTCAATTGCTCGTCGACTCCATCTCATTTGCTGCATGTTTGAGCTCTTTTTCTTAACATTAACACCTCGGTTCGATAATGGTATAagatgaaatagtttaaattaaggtaaaaagttgaataaaatattattaaaatattatttttaaaatattattattgttttaaaatttaaaaaatttgaattatttattatattttgtgtaaaaattttataaaattataataataagataaaataaaatcgtTTTGTATCAAACGGGGCTTAAAGGACATCCATTGCCTCTGGAATAGCGGGAGGGTATTTCTGACTGTTAAATTCTTTCTGAAATTCATATTAGGAGTTGTTCTCTTAtggagaatttaataaaattctcaAGGCCGTAATTGAAATTGAGATTGAGGGTTCAGCTTGGTGGGGTTGGCCTAACAATTCTCAAGGCcgtaatttaataaaaatggaTGGAATATATAAATAAGGCACACAATTTGGAGATagaatattcttataatataatctcttcttttttattttttgaattaatttatattttaatttaacttataaatttgatttaatccgaaataagatataattatatgatattgtatataaaaagatattgcaaatatcaaaatatatgaagatatcATTAgcagttagagaaaatatttaaaataaataaaaaatattaaaaaatataatatttaaatgatatagataaaaaaaaaaatagatcaactaatgtatgatatattgtaaaaatcaatatataaaatagaaaaagtgaattttgataatgattttaagaggaaagaaaaacaaaaacttacATATTTCATAGATCACTACTAATCTTTACAAATTACCTGACCATGATCCAACCGTAGATCCGTCAAACCTAACATCACAGTGAAGCAAACTCATACATGAATACATCAAACATCATCTTGAAATGCACTCCTTAACTACATTTACAGCAGGATTCAGCACCCCACTAATTTTATTAACGTTTCTTATTGGCAAATCCCTAACCATTTCCATTCATAGACCCAATAAAACATACTCATACACGAAtacgtcgtcgtcgtcgtcttgATATGCACTCCTCAACTACATTTGCAGCAGGATTCAGCACCCCACTAGTTTTATTAATGTAACATGACACAGATAAGCAAATCCATAAGGCTCACAGGCTGACTAATTTGAGAGAGTTTGCCTTCTCTTGCAGGGTATCGAGCAGGCTTTCAAAGCTTTTCTTGAAAGAATCCACACCTTCAAGTTCAAGCTGGGAGCCAACATCGTTCCAGTCAATGCCTGACTTCTCAAGTGCACTGTAAATGCCTTCAGCTTCGGATACATTCGAATCAATTGTCCTTGAAACGGTACCATGATCGATAAATGCTTGGAGAGC encodes:
- the LOC121256089 gene encoding peptidyl-prolyl cis-trans isomerase FKBP19, chloroplastic isoform X3, producing MASISVLASLQPSLSLSVSKFSTTVRHRVAVSLLLYTCVCVYSGHLVFQGCCGTTTTVSLHEPQKSSHSNICGNPAAHGQVIERRGVLISAIGILAGYWWDAAIDGMAMASEFTDMPAIRGKDYGKTKMRYPDYTETESGLQYKDLRVGNGPTPKMGETVVVDWDGFTIGYYGRIFEARNKTKGGSFEGNDKDFFKFRVGSHEVIPAFEEAVSGMAPGGVRSVAGS
- the LOC121256089 gene encoding peptidyl-prolyl cis-trans isomerase FKBP19, chloroplastic isoform X2; amino-acid sequence: MASISVLASLQPSLSLSVSKFSTTGCCGTTTTVSLHEPQKSSHSNICGNPAAHGQVIERRGVLISAIGILAGYWWDAAIDGMAMASEFTDMPAIRGKDYGKTKMRYPDYTETESGLQYKDLRVGNGPTPKMGETVVVDWDGFTIGYYGRIFEARNKTKGGSFEGNDKDFFKFRVGSHEVIPAFEEAVSGMAPGGVRRIIVPPELGYPENDFNKSGPRPTTFSGQRALDFVLRNQGLIDKTLLFDIELLKILSN
- the LOC121256089 gene encoding peptidyl-prolyl cis-trans isomerase FKBP19, chloroplastic isoform X1 translates to MASISVLASLQPSLSLSVSKFSTTVRHRVAVSLLLYTCVCVYSGHLVFQGCCGTTTTVSLHEPQKSSHSNICGNPAAHGQVIERRGVLISAIGILAGYWWDAAIDGMAMASEFTDMPAIRGKDYGKTKMRYPDYTETESGLQYKDLRVGNGPTPKMGETVVVDWDGFTIGYYGRIFEARNKTKGGSFEGNDKDFFKFRVGSHEVIPAFEEAVSGMAPGGVRRIIVPPELGYPENDFNKSGPRPTTFSGQRALDFVLRNQGLIDKTLLFDIELLKILSN